From Montipora foliosa isolate CH-2021 chromosome 6, ASM3666993v2, whole genome shotgun sequence, a single genomic window includes:
- the LOC138005910 gene encoding uncharacterized protein, protein MYHTVKTTVPDQQTHRFLWRDLVTDKAPDTYVIQRVSFGDRPSATIATMALRKTAEMGSEQYPDAAKIVKHNTYMDDIIESTTHLPTEQKLMQDIETLIIKGGFKLKEWMFSRDSSNSKMSLPNESNVATEKVLRVNWDPIKDYLCFSAKLSFFSNRKRGVQKDNANNDSKLTPPLTKRMILSQVNSMYDALGLAGPFTGRAKILMRHLWATSEKLDWDDSIPDDYKKQWSAFFNELPEIISGLNPSSIKNVDTLLRNATT, encoded by the coding sequence ATGTACCATACCGTTAAAACAACAGTACCAGATCAACAGACGCACCGGTTTTTATGGAGGGACCTGGTCACCGACAAAGCACCTGACACCTATGTGATACAAAGAGTTTCATTTGGAGATAGGCCCTCTGCAACCATCGCTACGATGGCCTTGCGCAAGACAGCAGAGATGGGAAGTGAGCAATACCCGGATGCtgcaaaaatcgtgaaacacaACACATATATGGATGACATTATAGAAAGTACCACACACCTTCCCACAGAGCAGAAATTAATGCAGGACATCGAGACCTTAATCATTAAAGGTGGATTTAAACTGAAGGAATGGATGTTTTCCCGTGACTCAAGCAATAGTAAAATGTCTCTACCGAATGAGTCAAACGTAGCGACCGAAAAGGTGCTAAGAGTCAATTGGGACCCGATCAAAGATTATTTGTGCTTTTCAGCAAAGCTTAGCTTCTTTTCGAATCGGAAACGCGGAGTACAGAAAGACAATGCTAATAACGATTCGAAACTCACACCACCACTTACGAAGCGGATGATATTGTCACAAGTCAACAGTATGTACGACGCTCTAGGACTGGCAGGACCCTTCACAGGGCGGGCCAAAATCTTAATGCGACATTTATGGGCAACTAGCGAAAAGCTCGATTGGGATGATTCGATACCGGACGATTATAAAAAACAATGGTCAGCATTCTTTAATGAATTACCTGAAATAATAAGCGGCTTAAATCCTTCATCGATAAAGAATGTAGATACACTTTTGAGAAATGCTACTACGTAG
- the LOC138005911 gene encoding uncharacterized protein, translated as MIQCVKLKCVTCKKLDKKISGQVMGNLPKERLKPAPPWYSTSIDLFGPFTIRDAVKKRTMSKAYGVIFNCIGTRAVYLDLAPDYSTESFLMVLRRFVSLRGYPSKIYSDNGAQLVAASQELKDVTKSWDWEKLKSFGVMEGLEWNFTPADAPWQNGTSESLIRSVKRSLKAAIGESILTFSELQTVLFEVANLINERPVGRHPRSPEDGSYLCPNDLLLGRSTTRVQVALLKSQQIQDSVLNSFKT; from the coding sequence ATGATCCAATGTGTAAAGCTCAAGTGTGTGACATGTAAGAAACTTGACAAGAAAATATCCGGACAAGTGATGGGAAACCTTCCTAAAGAACGACTCAAGCCGGCACCCCCATGGTATTCCACATCAATTGACTTATTTGGACCCTTTACGATCCGTGACGCAGTTAAGAAGCGTACTATGTCAAAAGCGTATGGGGTGATCTTTAATTGCATTGGAACCAGAGCTGTTTATTTGGACCTTGCGCCAGACTACAGCACAGAAAGTTTTCTTATGGTGTTGCGCAGATTTGTCTCACTTAGAGGATATCCATCAAAGATCTATTCCGACAACGGCGCGCAACTTGTCGCAGCAAGTCAGGAACTTAAGGATGTTACGAAATCTTGGGATTGGGAGAAACTTAAAAGTTTTGGAGTTATGGAAGGTCTTGAATGGAACTTCACGCCAGCCGATGCACCATGGCAAAATGGAACATCAGAATCTCTCATCAGATCAGTCAAAAGATCACTCAAGGCTGCCATTGGAGAAAGCATCCTAACattttcagaacttcaaacgGTACTTTTTGAAGTTGCTAACCTAATTAATGAAAGACCTGTAGGCCGTCATCCAAGGTCGCCCGAAGACGGTTCCTATTTGTGCCCGAACGACCTACTTTTAGGCCGTTCCACAACACGAGTACAAGTGGCCCTTTTAAAGAGTCAGCAAATCCAAGACTCCGTTTTGAATTCATTCAAAACTTAG